TGATTCACTTTTAAACTGTCACTGTCCTCAGGTGTCCTGGCTTGCCTGGATGGGTATATGAATATAGCTCTGGAACAGACAGAAGAGTATGTAAATGGACAGCTGAAGAACAAGTATGGGGATGCATTTATCCGAGGGAATAATGGTAACTCCTCCTCCTTATCTTACTGCTCCCTGGGAGATTGTATTTTGATGTTTACTTATGCTGAGGTGTAAGCAAGCTACTTGTAAGAACATTAGTTTTAGGCTTTCTTGGAAAGCTTAACACAGTTACTCTTTacattttcacttttaaatatctgtgcttttctgcattcCTGTGGCCCTTtctgcctctgaactcaaagttCGTTTGGAGAAGCATGTTGCTCTTTTCTAGCCTTCCTCAGAgcttattttctgttatttgaCAGGTTTAGTCTTTGGCacttgctgcctctgctccatagaattttctgtgctttgctaGACAAACAACTATAAGTTTATGAAACACTGCAGATATTGATGACACTAATATTTTCTTGTGGTATATACAGTGGTACAGACCTGAAGGAATGCTGTTCATTAGTCCTGGAGGCTATTTTCATCTTTATGAGTAAAGATTTTGCCACCAGTCAAGACAAATCACTTGTCCTTTGCTATTGAGCCTTTGAATAGAGGTGGATTTTAGTCCACTTCAAGGACAGTCCCAGGCTCCTGAAATCACTCTGTGGTAGCAGTTAGGCTGTAATAGCAGGACAAGCCAAGGAGAAGAATATCTAAAAATAGGAAAAGGTCACAAGTCAGATGTGAGGAGACTTGTAGAGAAGGTAAATGAAGCAGAGTTTCACCAAGTTACTTAGGAGGAAGATATAGGACAGGAATGATGGAGGGAATAAAACTGAACTGAATCCCATGTCACAAGGAGTCAAAGAGAATGTGGCAGCAGTGTGAAAGTGTTCTGGGAGGAGAAATAATCCTTGAATGAAGCCAAATGCTTTTGGCAAGGAGTTTGGATTATTATTTAAGGAATGCAGCAATACTGCAGGTAGAGAATCAGTTATGGGAATAAGAATCTATTGTAAAAGTTAAAACAAATAGATAAGaggcaggaggctgaaggaCAAGCTGAGCAGAGAACGTAAGACACCCCAGGTTTAGGAGCACAGTGCAGTTTCATATGCATGGATCTGCTCTGGGAACATCACCAGCCAAGCAGGTGGAAGTTGTCTGCTGCTTCAGAGGTAATCATTAGCTCTGCCTCAACTGCTTGTGATTTCCAGCTTTTGCTGAAAGAGCTTAGTGGTAGTGGCTGACACCTGGAATTCTGCTGCTTAGAAACACTCAAGTTCCCCTCAGTAATGCTGCAGGGTAGCTGGCTTTgttctccctctgctcagcctgcaTCTGCTGGAGTGTAGTTTGGCTGTGAATAATAAAAACTGAAACCAAAGTAAATTTGTGTAAATTCAACAGTGTTTCTTGAAACCTGGGCTTAAAAGTTTCCTGACTTTGTTGATACTGGAAGGGATTCATTGCACTCCTATTCTACAATCCATGGCAATAAGATGTTTGAAATGAACAGACTTCTGCAGATGATTTGCCAGGGCCCTCTTAtgtgctgctttctcctttccacAGTGTTGTACATAAGCACgcagaagaggaggatgtgAAGATGCCAGGAGGAGGCTGTTTTGTACTTGGGAACCTCTTTGAAGTGCTGAGCCCTGTTTGATTTGTAGTTCCTAACAATAGGTGGAATATGCAAgtgttcaaatattttttttttaaataaatgtaaacCAGTGTAAATTTcctgaatgtttttgttttaaaacactgcTTTGGTCCACcacacagaacaaaaataaaagagaagcaTGTAAGAGTGCTGCAAGAACAACTCAAAGCAACAGCTCCTTTAATGAAGCTAGCAGTTGTGGAAATACTGATTGGGAGGTAAGATCACAGCATTGTATTGATGGCCAAATAGTGATGCTAGGAAGGGAAATGCTAATGTTTTGGTGACAATGGTGACAATGACCTGTCCCTTTTGGAAAGCACAGGGGCAGTTTTAGATGCCCACCTAGTAAAGGTCATCAGGTAAAAAGTTCAGCTGTCCAAAAAATCTTGAATTGCAGATGTGACAGTGACACTTCAGCAGTTAGAGATGGGGGAAGAGCTGAATCCAATGGAAAAGCCCTAAGGGTGAACAGAAAGCTTGGTACCAGCTGAGGAAATTAGTCAGAGGTGAAAAGCTCTCAGCTggcatggcagcacagccagtaACTGCTTCACCTCCTGCCCCTATGCTCCTCATCCCACCTTGTAGCTCCCTTTTCCTGCATCTCTACTGAACACAATGGACTTCTTCAATACAAGGTAGCTTTAACTAATATCTAGAACTACTAGAAAACAGACTAGGAATCTAAAGCCTTTACTACATCTGCCTTATATACCCTCTTCAGACAGCTCACTGGGA
The nucleotide sequence above comes from Indicator indicator isolate 239-I01 chromosome 25, UM_Iind_1.1, whole genome shotgun sequence. Encoded proteins:
- the LSM6 gene encoding U6 snRNA-associated Sm-like protein LSm6, producing the protein MSLRKQTPSDFLKQIIGRPVVVKLNSGVDYRGVLACLDGYMNIALEQTEEYVNGQLKNKYGDAFIRGNNVLYISTQKRRM